The Ferrimonas balearica DSM 9799 genome includes the window TCCGCCGTGGTGCCGAAACCCGCAAAACCGTTCTGGTGATCAACAAAGTTGACCAGATCAAGGAAAAAGCGGACCTGATCCCGCACCTGCAGTGGCTGCAGGAGCAGTTCCCCTTCGACGCCATCATTCCGATGTCCGCCGGCAAGGGTGACGACATTCAGCCGCTGATCACCATGGCTCAGAAAGAGCTGCCGGAGTGCATCCACTACTTCCCGGAAGACTACGTCACTGATCGCAGCCAGCGCTTTATGGCGGCGGAGATCGTGCGTGAAAAGCTGATGCGCTTCCTCGGTGACGAACTGCCGTACTCCATCAACGTGGAGATCGAGCAGTTTCAGGTCGATGAGAAGGGCACTTACCACATCAATGCGCTGATCTTGGTGGAACGTTCCGGCCAGAAGCGCATGGTGATCGGTAACAAGGGCGAGAAGATCCGCACCATCGGTCGCGAAGCCCGTATGGATATGGAAAAACTGTTCGACACCAAGGTCTACCTGGAAACCTGGGTTAAGGTGAAATCCGGTTGGGCCGATGACGAACGGGCACTGCGAAGCCTGGGGTATGGCGACGACTGAACCCCTGCACCGGGCCTATCTGCTGCACGCCCGGCCATATCGGGAGTCGAGCCTGTTGCTCGACCTGCTCTCCGAGACGCATGGCCGGGTCGCTGCGGTGGCCCGGGTCGGCGGCAAAACCGGCGGGGCCAGGAAGGCCCAGCTGCAACCCTTCCGCCCCCTGATGATCAGCCTGTCCGGCCGTTCCACCCTCCGCACCCTGGCTCAACTCGAAGCCCCAACCCTGCCCATGCCGCTTAATGGCCAACGCCTGTTTGCCGGGCTCTACCTGAACGAACTGTGCCAACGCTTGTTGCGCGAATGGCAACCGCTGGATGGCCTGTTTGACCACTACCATGAAGCCCTGCTCGGCCTGGCCGGGGAGACGCCGATGGAGCCCCACCTGAGGGAGTTTGAGCGGGCGCTGCTGGACCTGCTTGGGGTGCTGCCACCGCCGGGTGAGGATGCGGATGGGGTGGCGCTGATGGCGGAGGCACGCTACGCCTGGCAGCCACAACAGGGCTGGGTGTTGCGGGGAGCCGCCGGCAGCGGCTACAGTGGCGACAGCCTGCTGCAATGGCAGCAACAGCGGTTGCAGACACCGCAAGCGATGAACGAGATCAAACGGGCCGTGCGTGAACTGCTTCGTCCCCTGCTGGGGGATAAGCCATTGCACAGCCGGACGCTTTTTTTACAGCAACGAGGACGTAATGAGCATTCTTCTGGGCGTTAATATCGATCACATTGCCACCCTGCGCCAGGCGCGTGGTACCGACTACCCCGACCCGGTGCACGCCGCTGCGGTGGCGGAACACGCGGGGGCCGATGGCATCACCATCCACCTGCGCGAAGATCGCCGCCACATCATCGACCGCGATGTTGAAGTGCTGGCGAAAACCCTGAAGACCCGCATGAACCTCGAGATGGCGGTGACCGAAGAGATGCTGGCCATCGCTGAGCGGATCCGTCCGGAATACGTCTGCCTGGTGCCGGAGAAGCGCGAAGAGCTGACCACCGAAGGTGGCCTCGATGTGGTGGGCCAGCAGGCCAAAATCAGCGAGGCGGTGACCCGCCTGCGCCAGGCCGGCATCAAGGTGTCTCTGTTTATCGATGCGGACCCGCGCCAGATTGACGCCACGGTGGCCACCGGGGCGCCCTACATCGAAATTCACACCGGCCACTACGCCGACGCTGAGGATGAGATCAGCCGCGACAAAGAGCTGGTGCGCATCCGTGAAGCGGCGAGCTATGCCCATGAGCGTGGCCTGGTGGTCAATGCCGGTCACGGTCTGCATTACCACAACGTGAAGCCCATCGCTGCCATCCCGGAGCTGTATGAGCTCAATATCGGCCACGCCATCATTGCCCGTGCTGCCATCGACGGTCTGGATCTGGCGGTGCGCGACATGAAGCAGCTGATGCTGGATGCCCGCCAGGGACGCTGAAGATGATCATTGGCCTCGGCACAGACATCGTCGAGATTGCGCGCATCGAGGCCCAGTTTGAACGACTGGGCGCTCGGTTTGCAGAACGCATCCTGACCCCGGCAGAGCGGGAGGAGCTGGCCCGCAGCAAAGAGCCCGCCCGCCTGTTGGCCAAGCGTTTTGCGGTCAAGGAAGCGGCGGCCAAGGCGCTGGGCACCGGCATCGGCCGAGGGGTGTCATTTCAGCATATTGAGTTGCAGCATAACGAGTGGGGCGCACCGCAGCTGGTCTTCAGTGACGGCGCGCTGGCCCGCTTTACCAGCCTGGGCGGGCAGGGGATGCACATCAGCTTGTCTGACGAACAGCACTACGCGACAGCGACGGTGGTGTTGGAGTCTTAAAACCGGTAGCGGGCGATCAGTGAGAGGGCCATCTGGTCACCCCGGTTGCGGTCCTGCTGGTGACGAACGTCCAGCGATAAGCGCGCCCGTCCCATTTGATAGCCCCCCTCTACCCGGGTTTGCTGACTCGGCTCCCAGTCACTGGTGACAAACCAGTGGCTGTCCGGTTGTCCCCACCTCAACTCCCACAGATTCTCATCCGCAGGCGCCATGGCAGGGGGCAGTTCCACAGGGGGCTCGGTGGTTATCGGCAGATCATTGGCTTCTGCGGTGGGCACCAGAAAGACAGCAACAACAAGCGGCCAGCCGCAGAGGAGACGACTTGGCCGTTGCATGGCTCAATCCTTTTTCGCAGCGCGGAGGCTAAGCGTAGTCGCTCGTTGTTCAGTTTGCCGGTAAAAATCGCACGGATTTTACCCGGTTTTCCGCCACTTCCATCACCTCGAGGCCATGACCATCCAGCTCCAGCTGGGTGTGCGGGGCCGGAATGTCTTCGAACCGTTCCAGGATCAGGCCATTGAGGGTTTTGGGGCCATCGGTGGGCAGGGTCCAGTGGGTTTCCCGGTTGAGGTCACGCACGGTGATGCTGGCGTCCACCAGCAGGCTGCCATCCTCCTGGCGGCTGATGTCGTCGCTGGGCGGACCCTGAAGACCGGTAGTAAAGTCGCCGACAATCTCCTCGAGGATGTCTTCCAGCGTCACCAGCCCCTGGATATCGCCGTACTCATCCACCACCAGGCCGATGCGCTCACGGGCCCGCTGGAACTTCAGCAGCTGCACGTTCAGTGGTGTGCCCTCGGGGATAAAGTAGATCTCGCGGACCGCACGCAGCAGGGTGCTCTTGCCGGTCTGCTTCTGCTCCTTGGTAAACAGCCTCAGCACATCGCTCAAGTGGATAAAGCCGACAACGTCGTCGATGTTGTCACGGTACAGCAGCACCCGGGTGTGGGGGCTGTGGGTCAGCTGACGAATGATGGCGCGGTAGTCGTCGTTGATGTCGATGGCGAAGATCTCCGCCCGGGGGATCATGATCTCCTCCACGGTGACCTTCTCCAGGTCGAGAATGGAAACCAGCATCTCCCGGTGACGGCGGGGGATCAGCCCACCGGCCTCATGCACCACGGAGCGAAGCTCGTCGCTGCTGAGGTGGTCATCATTGGGGTTGTGGTGGCTGACGCCCATCAAGCGGAGCAGGCCATTACTGATGTGGTTGACCATCCAGACCAGCGGGTAGAACAGCGAC containing:
- the era gene encoding GTPase Era, whose product is MTDTTYCGFVAIVGRPNVGKSTLLNRLLGQKVSITSRKPQTTRHRIMGIHTEGAYQTIFVDTPGLHVEEKRAINRLMNRAAASSIGDVEMVIMMVEGTKWTADDQMVLNKIRRGAETRKTVLVINKVDQIKEKADLIPHLQWLQEQFPFDAIIPMSAGKGDDIQPLITMAQKELPECIHYFPEDYVTDRSQRFMAAEIVREKLMRFLGDELPYSINVEIEQFQVDEKGTYHINALILVERSGQKRMVIGNKGEKIRTIGREARMDMEKLFDTKVYLETWVKVKSGWADDERALRSLGYGDD
- the recO gene encoding DNA repair protein RecO — protein: MATTEPLHRAYLLHARPYRESSLLLDLLSETHGRVAAVARVGGKTGGARKAQLQPFRPLMISLSGRSTLRTLAQLEAPTLPMPLNGQRLFAGLYLNELCQRLLREWQPLDGLFDHYHEALLGLAGETPMEPHLREFERALLDLLGVLPPPGEDADGVALMAEARYAWQPQQGWVLRGAAGSGYSGDSLLQWQQQRLQTPQAMNEIKRAVRELLRPLLGDKPLHSRTLFLQQRGRNEHSSGR
- the pdxJ gene encoding pyridoxine 5'-phosphate synthase; amino-acid sequence: MSILLGVNIDHIATLRQARGTDYPDPVHAAAVAEHAGADGITIHLREDRRHIIDRDVEVLAKTLKTRMNLEMAVTEEMLAIAERIRPEYVCLVPEKREELTTEGGLDVVGQQAKISEAVTRLRQAGIKVSLFIDADPRQIDATVATGAPYIEIHTGHYADAEDEISRDKELVRIREAASYAHERGLVVNAGHGLHYHNVKPIAAIPELYELNIGHAIIARAAIDGLDLAVRDMKQLMLDARQGR
- the acpS gene encoding holo-ACP synthase, giving the protein MIIGLGTDIVEIARIEAQFERLGARFAERILTPAEREELARSKEPARLLAKRFAVKEAAAKALGTGIGRGVSFQHIELQHNEWGAPQLVFSDGALARFTSLGGQGMHISLSDEQHYATATVVLES
- a CDS encoding HlyC/CorC family transporter, yielding MDDISTGSLLLTLALLILISAFFSGTETAMMSLNRYRLRHLAQKGHKAAQRADRLLQRPDRLIGLILIGNNIVNIAAASLATIICQRWYGDWGPAVATGALTFIILIFAEVTPKTLAAHYPEKLAYPNSMVLRPLMSLFYPLVWMVNHISNGLLRLMGVSHHNPNDDHLSSDELRSVVHEAGGLIPRRHREMLVSILDLEKVTVEEIMIPRAEIFAIDINDDYRAIIRQLTHSPHTRVLLYRDNIDDVVGFIHLSDVLRLFTKEQKQTGKSTLLRAVREIYFIPEGTPLNVQLLKFQRARERIGLVVDEYGDIQGLVTLEDILEEIVGDFTTGLQGPPSDDISRQEDGSLLVDASITVRDLNRETHWTLPTDGPKTLNGLILERFEDIPAPHTQLELDGHGLEVMEVAENRVKSVRFLPAN